One Actinoplanes missouriensis 431 DNA segment encodes these proteins:
- a CDS encoding GOLPH3/VPS74 family protein: MLADQYYLIAHEDRTGRSRLHPRATGLGLAAALLSELVLEGRVGVADGELFIVDRHPPRDALSHDVLDLLSAQSQHTDVRTWLAFLSQDAALRVAERLMRVGAVEMVTRRRMLGSTQTLYMPNTARQRNAAAWASTRIANILVRGMDLNLSDRMLVGLVVATGLTRHVMYGFENYPHIYHALPSMIASLPNDLRELVECTEQSVGTALAVGRR, from the coding sequence GTGTTGGCTGACCAGTACTACCTGATCGCACACGAGGACCGGACCGGCCGGTCCAGACTCCATCCCCGCGCGACCGGCCTCGGACTGGCCGCCGCTCTGCTCTCCGAATTAGTTCTCGAAGGCCGTGTCGGTGTCGCCGACGGCGAGCTGTTCATCGTCGATCGTCATCCACCGCGCGACGCGCTCTCCCACGACGTCCTCGATCTGCTCAGTGCCCAGTCACAGCACACGGACGTCCGGACCTGGCTCGCCTTCCTCTCCCAGGACGCGGCCCTGCGCGTCGCCGAGCGCCTGATGCGCGTCGGCGCCGTCGAGATGGTCACCCGCCGCCGGATGCTCGGCTCCACACAGACGCTCTACATGCCCAACACCGCACGGCAGCGCAACGCCGCGGCCTGGGCCTCCACCCGGATCGCCAACATCCTGGTCCGGGGCATGGACCTCAACCTGTCCGACCGGATGCTCGTCGGCCTGGTCGTCGCGACCGGGCTCACCCGCCACGTCATGTACGGGTTCGAGAACTACCCGCACATCTACCACGCCCTGCCCAGCATGATCGCCTCCCTGCCCAACGACCTGCGTGAGCTCGTCGAGTGCACCGAGCAGTCGGTGGGCACCGCCCTCGCGGTGGGGCGACGGTGA
- a CDS encoding FIMAH domain-containing protein, which translates to MSVPHDPYYSPTTKLPVVKPSGAGVRLKILGAITAATVVIVSVAVWIISPGSSDGDETAAVPLAVPSAIVTEPSPELTAEVEPSVTPSTAPTSKPTPATTRPVRPAELVTQLMTVVRALEKRGELDDDGAKALNRRLQHLKNRLRKDPEKASGKLDEFVKKLADLREDGDISEDGFQALAAGATQIGAVLPAAGSGSDSGSSDDGDDDDDDDDD; encoded by the coding sequence GTGTCCGTCCCTCATGATCCGTACTACTCGCCGACCACCAAGCTGCCGGTCGTCAAGCCGTCCGGCGCCGGCGTCCGCCTGAAGATCCTGGGCGCGATCACGGCCGCCACGGTGGTGATCGTGTCGGTCGCGGTCTGGATCATCTCGCCGGGTTCGTCCGACGGGGACGAGACAGCGGCCGTGCCGCTCGCCGTGCCCAGCGCAATCGTCACCGAGCCCTCGCCGGAGCTCACGGCCGAGGTGGAGCCCTCGGTGACCCCGAGCACCGCGCCGACGTCGAAGCCGACGCCGGCCACCACCCGGCCGGTGCGCCCGGCCGAGCTGGTGACCCAGCTGATGACCGTGGTGCGGGCGCTGGAGAAGCGCGGCGAGCTTGACGACGACGGCGCCAAGGCGCTGAACCGGCGACTGCAGCATCTGAAGAACCGGCTCCGCAAGGATCCGGAGAAGGCGTCCGGCAAGCTCGACGAGTTCGTCAAGAAGCTGGCCGACCTGCGCGAGGACGGGGACATCAGCGAGGACGGATTCCAGGCGCTCGCGGCCGGGGCGACGCAGATCGGCGCGGTGCTCCCGGCCGCCGGCTCGGGCTCCGATTCCGGCTCCAGCGATGACGGCGACGATGACGACGACGATGATGACGACTAG
- a CDS encoding cytochrome P450 family protein produces the protein MLAADPPDHTRLRRLVSAAFTARRMESLRPRIEEITRDLLDAIDGRDEADLIDTFAFPLPIQVICELLGVPAADRDDFRAWSNVIVAGSQSGDRLEPAIRAMVGYILALIAERRATPGPDLLSGLIQVRDEQDRLTEEELSSMVFLLLIAGHETTVNLIGNGTYLLLRDRPRWKRLRAEPSLLPTAIEEFLRYEGPVETSTFRVATEDLEIGGVTVRAGDPVVVVLLSANRDGDRFPDADELRLDRTQNPHLAFGHGIHYCLGAPLARLEAQIAFTQLMARHPGLRLAVEPEALRWRPGLLLRGLHELPVLL, from the coding sequence ATGCTGGCAGCCGATCCGCCGGACCACACCCGGTTGCGCCGCCTGGTGTCGGCCGCCTTCACGGCCCGGCGGATGGAGAGCCTGCGCCCGCGGATCGAGGAGATCACCCGGGACCTGCTCGACGCGATCGATGGCCGGGACGAGGCCGACCTGATCGACACGTTCGCGTTCCCGCTGCCCATCCAGGTCATCTGTGAGCTGCTCGGGGTGCCGGCCGCCGACCGGGACGACTTCCGCGCCTGGTCCAACGTGATAGTCGCCGGCTCGCAGTCCGGCGACCGGCTGGAGCCGGCGATCCGCGCGATGGTGGGGTACATCCTGGCCCTGATCGCCGAGCGCCGCGCGACCCCCGGCCCGGACCTGCTCTCCGGCCTGATCCAGGTGCGCGACGAGCAGGACCGGCTCACCGAGGAGGAGCTCTCCTCGATGGTGTTCCTGCTTCTCATCGCCGGTCACGAGACCACCGTCAACCTGATCGGCAACGGGACGTACCTGTTGCTGCGCGACCGCCCCCGGTGGAAGCGGCTGCGGGCCGAGCCGTCGCTGCTGCCCACCGCGATCGAGGAGTTCCTGAGGTACGAGGGGCCGGTGGAGACCTCCACGTTCCGGGTCGCCACCGAGGACCTGGAGATCGGCGGGGTCACCGTGCGCGCCGGCGACCCGGTCGTGGTCGTGCTGCTGTCGGCGAACCGTGACGGCGACCGTTTCCCGGACGCGGACGAACTGCGCCTGGACCGGACGCAGAACCCGCACCTGGCGTTCGGGCACGGCATCCACTACTGCCTCGGCGCGCCGCTGGCCCGGCTGGAGGCGCAGATCGCTTTCACGCAGTTGATGGCCCGCCATCCCGGCCTGCGGCTGGCGGTCGAACCGGAGGCTCTGCGGTGGCGTCCCGGGCTGCTGCTGCGCGGGCTGCATGAACTGCCGGTGCTCCTGTAG
- a CDS encoding DUF397 domain-containing protein: protein MLAHQLDGAVWKKGSRSNGSGGNNCVEVAILDRGIAVRDSKDQTGPALLFTEAEWTAFVDSAKDGEFDIDS from the coding sequence ATGCTCGCGCACCAACTCGACGGTGCCGTCTGGAAAAAAGGCAGTCGCAGTAACGGCAGCGGCGGCAACAACTGTGTCGAGGTGGCAATCCTCGACAGGGGAATTGCCGTCCGTGACAGCAAGGACCAGACGGGCCCGGCTCTCTTGTTCACGGAAGCGGAGTGGACCGCTTTCGTGGACTCCGCCAAGGACGGCGAATTCGATATCGACTCGTGA
- a CDS encoding LVIVD repeat-containing protein, whose translation MKHPAPQGRFKRLFSIGSAAALLSFLVAAPAQAAAADIPGVDEIRSSSNLKQIANIPKPAPFAAENALNSDWAFQGKYAYGGNYNGFTVYDIRNPRSPQVAAVVVCPGSQNDITVWGDLLFLSTDSQRSDDSCQSTSVPSTAPAETPRWEGIKVFSIKDPRNPQYVASVKTDCGSHTHTIVPGKGWDKSVYLYVSSYNLSGVSLPNCAWPHDKISIVKVPLKKPAAAKVVATPVLFPDGGFPGSDYGTATSGCHDITAYPAKDIAAGACMGDGALFDISNPVAPKVITTVRDTENFAFWHSATFDNDADKVVFTDELGGGGQATCNPAIGPNRGANAIYDIKGKGKKLKLEFRSYFKIPRENASTENCVAHNGSLIPVKGRDIMVQAWYQGGISVWDFTDSRKPKEIGFWERGPLSTERAVTGGSWSAYWYNGFIYSNDIQKGLDVLEVSDRRIDKAERERTWQFNAQTQSDYRRW comes from the coding sequence ATGAAGCACCCTGCCCCACAAGGGCGGTTCAAGCGCCTGTTCAGTATCGGGTCTGCGGCAGCCCTGCTCAGCTTCTTGGTCGCGGCGCCTGCCCAGGCGGCAGCGGCGGACATTCCGGGCGTCGATGAGATCCGGAGCAGCTCGAATCTCAAGCAGATCGCCAACATTCCCAAGCCGGCCCCGTTCGCCGCCGAGAACGCGCTCAACTCGGACTGGGCGTTCCAGGGCAAATACGCGTACGGCGGCAACTACAACGGCTTCACCGTCTACGACATCCGCAATCCCCGGAGCCCGCAGGTCGCGGCCGTCGTGGTGTGCCCCGGCTCGCAGAACGACATCACGGTCTGGGGAGACCTGCTCTTCCTCTCCACCGACTCGCAGCGTTCCGACGACTCGTGCCAGAGCACGTCCGTCCCGTCCACCGCGCCGGCCGAGACGCCGCGCTGGGAGGGCATCAAGGTCTTCAGCATCAAGGACCCGCGGAACCCGCAGTACGTGGCCTCCGTGAAGACCGACTGCGGCTCGCACACGCACACCATCGTGCCGGGCAAGGGCTGGGACAAGTCGGTCTACCTCTACGTGTCGTCCTACAACCTGTCCGGCGTGAGCCTGCCGAACTGCGCATGGCCGCACGACAAGATCTCGATCGTCAAGGTCCCGCTGAAGAAGCCGGCGGCCGCGAAGGTCGTCGCCACGCCGGTGCTCTTCCCGGACGGCGGCTTCCCGGGCAGCGACTACGGCACCGCGACCAGCGGCTGCCACGACATCACCGCGTACCCGGCCAAGGACATCGCGGCCGGCGCCTGCATGGGTGACGGCGCGCTGTTCGACATCTCCAACCCGGTGGCGCCGAAGGTGATCACCACGGTGCGGGACACCGAGAACTTCGCGTTCTGGCACTCGGCGACGTTCGACAACGACGCCGACAAGGTCGTCTTCACCGACGAGCTCGGCGGCGGCGGCCAGGCCACCTGCAACCCGGCGATCGGGCCGAACCGTGGCGCGAACGCCATCTACGACATCAAGGGCAAGGGCAAGAAGCTCAAGCTCGAGTTCCGCAGCTACTTCAAGATCCCGCGGGAGAACGCCTCGACCGAGAACTGCGTGGCCCACAACGGCTCGCTGATCCCGGTCAAGGGCCGCGACATCATGGTCCAGGCGTGGTACCAGGGCGGCATCTCGGTCTGGGACTTCACCGACTCCCGCAAGCCCAAGGAGATCGGGTTCTGGGAGCGCGGCCCGCTCAGCACCGAGCGCGCCGTCACCGGTGGCTCGTGGTCCGCGTACTGGTACAACGGCTTCATCTACTCCAACGACATCCAGAAGGGTCTGGACGTCCTGGAGGTCAGCGACCGCCGGATCGACAAGGCGGAGCGCGAGCGCACCTGGCAGTTCAACGCGCAGACCCAGAGCGATTACCGTCGCTGGTAA
- a CDS encoding sulfatase family protein, whose protein sequence is MSSFRRALAVAASLLAVTACTTTESSPGTGNRSASPSASAAPATESAASRPNIVFVLTDDLSENLVRYMPNLLKMQKEGTRFVNYTVTDSLCCPSRASLLKGQFPHNTGIFKNHGSDGGFRLFHSRGQEKSTFATDLQAAGYRTGFFGKYLNEYLPATSFGGGKPYVPPGWDQWFVGGNAYDNFNYALNENGTVKKYGEKPADYLTDVLAARTTDFITTSAATGTPFMLEVATYAPHAPYTPAPRDANLFPGLKAPRTAAYDKVPADAPAWLAPHPKLNAQQKARMDQEFRKRAQSVVSVDRMLGALRSTLTKAGVADETVVIFSSDNGYHMGEHSLPSGKQTAFDTDVNVPLIAAGHGVKAGQTVDAVVANIDLRPTFTDLAGVPAAAEVDGQSLKPLLAGETPARWREAALIEHRDPATDPADPDYEQDSINIPPTYDAIRTARFTYVQYVDGTREYYDNRADPDQLRNLAGDLSADRIARLRASVKAMTRCAGAQACLTAATGLG, encoded by the coding sequence ATGTCTTCCTTCCGCCGCGCGCTCGCCGTCGCCGCCTCCCTACTGGCCGTGACCGCGTGCACCACCACGGAATCCTCACCGGGGACCGGGAACCGGTCGGCGAGCCCGTCCGCCTCGGCGGCCCCGGCCACCGAATCGGCGGCGAGCCGGCCGAACATCGTCTTCGTGCTCACCGACGATCTCTCCGAGAACCTCGTGCGGTACATGCCGAACCTGCTGAAGATGCAGAAGGAGGGCACGCGGTTCGTCAACTACACGGTGACCGACTCGCTCTGCTGCCCGTCCCGCGCGTCGCTCCTCAAGGGACAGTTTCCGCACAACACCGGGATCTTCAAGAACCACGGCTCGGACGGCGGTTTCCGGCTCTTCCACAGCCGCGGCCAGGAGAAGTCGACGTTCGCGACCGACCTGCAGGCGGCCGGGTACCGCACCGGGTTCTTCGGCAAGTACCTCAACGAGTACCTCCCGGCGACCAGCTTCGGGGGCGGCAAGCCGTATGTGCCGCCGGGCTGGGACCAGTGGTTCGTGGGTGGCAACGCGTACGACAACTTCAACTACGCGCTGAACGAGAACGGGACGGTCAAGAAGTACGGCGAGAAGCCGGCGGACTACCTCACCGACGTGCTGGCTGCCCGGACGACCGACTTCATCACCACCTCGGCGGCGACCGGCACGCCGTTCATGCTGGAGGTGGCGACGTACGCGCCGCACGCCCCGTACACACCGGCGCCACGGGACGCGAACCTGTTCCCCGGGCTCAAGGCGCCCCGCACCGCGGCGTACGACAAGGTGCCGGCGGACGCGCCCGCCTGGCTCGCCCCGCACCCGAAACTGAACGCCCAGCAGAAGGCCCGGATGGACCAGGAGTTCCGGAAACGGGCCCAGTCCGTCGTGTCGGTGGACCGGATGCTCGGCGCGCTGCGGTCGACCCTGACGAAGGCCGGCGTCGCCGACGAGACCGTCGTGATCTTCAGTTCGGACAACGGCTATCACATGGGTGAGCACAGCCTGCCCTCCGGCAAGCAGACCGCGTTCGACACCGACGTGAACGTGCCGCTGATCGCCGCCGGGCACGGCGTCAAGGCCGGGCAGACCGTCGACGCGGTGGTGGCGAACATCGACCTGAGGCCGACCTTCACCGACCTGGCCGGGGTGCCGGCCGCCGCCGAGGTGGACGGGCAGAGCCTCAAGCCGCTGCTGGCCGGGGAGACCCCGGCGCGGTGGCGGGAGGCCGCGCTGATCGAGCACCGGGACCCGGCGACCGACCCGGCCGACCCGGACTACGAGCAGGACAGCATCAACATTCCGCCGACGTACGACGCGATCCGGACCGCCCGCTTCACCTATGTCCAATACGTCGACGGCACCCGGGAGTACTACGACAACCGGGCCGACCCGGACCAGTTGCGCAACCTGGCCGGCGACCTGTCGGCCGACCGGATCGCGCGGCTGCGCGCGTCGGTCAAGGCGATGACCCGCTGCGCCGGGGCCCAAGCCTGCCTGACCGCCGCGACCGGGCTCGGTTGA
- a CDS encoding DUF305 domain-containing protein, with protein MNRRHARTLAAATLTVLAAGGIALSACTAEKETPEATAPTASSSPVPVLLPGRPGESAKVSDSDQVKAPDGSAYNSIDVAYVQMMIAHHQQAVEMADLAPSQAGNAALKRLAERISVGQKLEMDYLRSWLKDRNRPESDPSHDHSTMPGGQSAEKVAALTAATGAAFDRQFVAMMSEHHKGAQQMAADLLRSGMDERLSELANESAVEQVAEIRRMAELGIS; from the coding sequence ATGAATCGCCGACACGCCCGGACCCTGGCGGCCGCGACCTTGACGGTCCTGGCCGCCGGCGGGATCGCCCTGTCCGCCTGTACCGCCGAGAAGGAGACGCCGGAGGCCACGGCACCCACCGCCTCATCATCGCCGGTGCCGGTGCTGTTGCCGGGTCGTCCCGGAGAATCGGCAAAAGTGTCCGATTCTGATCAAGTGAAGGCGCCCGACGGGAGCGCCTACAACTCGATCGACGTGGCGTACGTGCAGATGATGATCGCCCACCATCAGCAGGCCGTGGAGATGGCCGACCTGGCGCCCTCCCAGGCCGGCAACGCCGCGCTGAAACGGCTGGCGGAGCGGATCAGCGTCGGGCAGAAACTCGAGATGGACTACCTGAGGTCCTGGTTGAAGGACCGGAACCGGCCGGAGTCGGACCCGTCGCACGACCACTCCACGATGCCCGGCGGCCAGAGCGCGGAGAAGGTCGCCGCGCTGACCGCCGCCACCGGCGCCGCCTTCGACCGCCAGTTCGTCGCGATGATGTCCGAGCACCACAAGGGCGCCCAGCAGATGGCCGCGGATCTGCTGCGGAGCGGGATGGACGAGCGACTGTCCGAATTAGCCAATGAGTCGGCGGTGGAGCAGGTCGCCGAGATCCGCCGGATGGCCGAGCTGGGCATCAGCTGA
- a CDS encoding APC family permease, whose protein sequence is MTGRHQRRRNNPDQWAGTMLMELQRTNRNGPDIVSQSLASNRLGVSSVVFFGVAGAAPLTVIIGAISTIYAVVGNTAVPLVYLVVAGILSIFTVGFVAMSRHIVNSGAFYAYISHGLGRELGVAAAFVALAAYSLMQIGLFGLFGVVASGILEAIGLTASWLACALVAWALIAVLGMLWVDLSGKVLGILLIAEIAVVLIYDLVMAGNPAEGSVSFAALAPQQLLTPEVVAMMVLAIGGFTGFEATVVLSEEAKDPKRTIARATHLCVILAGILCALSAWAMSVAAGPTQIVASARTEQTDLVFTLVAPHVPDTLITIGYLLFMTSIFAALLAFHAAVSRYQFALGRERVLPSRWGTAHPRTGAPVVGSITQSILALGVLLTYGMLGIDPLVHLFAWLTVVGGLGVLILMWSASAAVIAFFVQHSRGENVWRGRVAPIIAFFLLSIILLATVIGFGDLLQVGSDSVFHWVFTVGYLICAAIGFCWALIVKRTRPDVYAGIGRGADGRNVVDYAELARPHSHAHAQTNAQHPHEYRDQLPSIK, encoded by the coding sequence GTGACCGGTCGTCATCAGCGCCGCCGCAACAACCCCGACCAGTGGGCCGGCACGATGCTGATGGAACTCCAGCGGACCAACCGCAACGGGCCGGACATCGTCAGTCAGTCGCTGGCGAGCAACCGGCTCGGCGTCTCCTCGGTGGTGTTCTTCGGCGTGGCCGGCGCGGCGCCGCTCACCGTGATCATCGGGGCCATCTCGACGATCTACGCGGTGGTCGGCAACACGGCTGTCCCGCTGGTCTACCTGGTGGTGGCGGGGATCCTCTCGATCTTCACGGTCGGGTTCGTCGCGATGAGCCGGCACATCGTCAACTCCGGGGCGTTCTACGCGTACATCAGCCATGGCCTCGGCCGGGAGCTCGGCGTCGCGGCGGCGTTCGTCGCCCTGGCCGCCTATTCGCTCATGCAGATCGGTCTCTTCGGCCTGTTCGGGGTGGTGGCCTCGGGCATTCTCGAAGCGATCGGCCTGACCGCCTCCTGGCTCGCCTGTGCGCTGGTGGCCTGGGCGCTGATCGCGGTGCTCGGCATGCTCTGGGTCGACCTGAGCGGCAAGGTGCTCGGCATCCTGCTGATCGCCGAGATCGCGGTGGTGCTGATCTACGACCTGGTGATGGCGGGGAACCCGGCCGAGGGTTCGGTCAGCTTCGCCGCGCTGGCGCCGCAACAGCTGCTCACACCCGAGGTCGTCGCCATGATGGTGCTCGCCATCGGCGGCTTCACCGGTTTCGAGGCGACCGTCGTGCTCTCCGAGGAGGCGAAGGACCCGAAACGCACGATTGCCCGGGCCACCCACCTCTGCGTGATCCTGGCCGGCATCCTCTGCGCCCTGTCGGCGTGGGCGATGTCGGTGGCGGCCGGCCCGACACAGATCGTCGCGTCGGCCCGCACCGAGCAGACCGACCTGGTGTTCACCCTGGTCGCGCCCCATGTGCCGGACACCCTGATCACCATCGGCTACCTGCTCTTCATGACCAGCATCTTCGCCGCCCTGCTCGCGTTCCACGCCGCTGTCTCGCGGTACCAGTTCGCCCTCGGCCGGGAGCGGGTGCTGCCGAGCCGGTGGGGGACGGCTCACCCGCGTACCGGAGCTCCGGTCGTCGGATCGATCACCCAGAGCATCCTGGCGCTCGGGGTGCTGCTCACCTACGGCATGCTCGGCATCGACCCGCTGGTGCACCTGTTCGCGTGGCTGACCGTGGTCGGCGGGCTGGGCGTGCTGATTCTGATGTGGAGCGCGTCCGCCGCGGTGATCGCGTTCTTCGTCCAGCACTCGCGTGGGGAGAACGTGTGGCGTGGCCGGGTTGCTCCGATCATCGCGTTCTTCCTGCTCAGCATCATCCTGCTGGCGACCGTCATCGGCTTCGGCGACCTGCTGCAGGTGGGCAGCGACTCGGTCTTCCACTGGGTGTTCACGGTGGGGTACCTGATCTGCGCGGCCATCGGCTTCTGCTGGGCGCTGATCGTGAAGCGCACCCGACCGGACGTGTACGCGGGGATCGGCCGGGGAGCGGACGGCCGGAACGTCGTCGACTACGCCGAGCTGGCCCGCCCGCACTCACACGCGCATGCGCAGACCAACGCGCAGCACCCGCACGAGTATCGAGACCAACTTCCGTCGATCAAGTAG
- a CDS encoding helix-turn-helix domain-containing protein: MSDIEGPTLRRRRLGAELKRCREAAGLTQQDVSRHFEWHAAKVTRIETARVAVTPRDVRDLLTLYNVRDQGYREALVELARLSRERTWWTDYRDIMRPGNFVGLEAAASSMRAWEPIIVPGLLQTEAYMRALIKTGRSTDTPQQIDRRVALRLTRQSRLGGDRPLELSAIIDESVLRRVIGGEDVMAEQLQHLIDTARLPNVMLQILPFSAGEHPFLGGSAALLEFRETTHLDVVYLEGLAGDYYEEQPDEVARYRQEFERMSAKALDHRTTIKMIESLLVA; the protein is encoded by the coding sequence GTGTCCGATATCGAGGGTCCGACGCTACGACGCCGCCGACTGGGAGCGGAGCTGAAACGATGCCGGGAAGCCGCCGGCCTGACGCAACAGGACGTGTCCCGGCATTTCGAATGGCACGCCGCCAAGGTCACCCGGATCGAGACCGCGCGCGTGGCGGTGACCCCGCGCGACGTGCGTGATCTGCTGACCCTGTACAACGTGCGCGACCAGGGATATCGCGAAGCGCTGGTGGAATTGGCCCGGCTCTCCCGGGAGCGCACCTGGTGGACCGACTACCGCGACATCATGCGCCCCGGCAACTTCGTGGGCCTGGAGGCGGCCGCGTCCTCGATGCGGGCCTGGGAGCCGATCATCGTGCCCGGCCTGCTGCAGACCGAGGCGTACATGCGGGCCCTGATCAAGACCGGTCGCTCCACCGACACACCGCAGCAGATCGACAGGCGCGTCGCGCTGCGGCTCACCCGGCAGAGCCGGCTCGGCGGGGATCGGCCCCTGGAGCTCTCCGCGATCATCGACGAATCCGTGCTCCGCCGGGTGATCGGCGGCGAGGACGTCATGGCGGAGCAACTGCAACATCTGATCGATACAGCTAGATTACCGAATGTAATGTTGCAGATCTTGCCCTTCAGCGCCGGGGAACATCCGTTCCTGGGCGGGTCAGCAGCACTTTTGGAGTTCCGGGAGACTACCCATTTGGATGTTGTCTACCTCGAAGGCCTTGCGGGAGACTATTACGAAGAGCAACCAGACGAGGTTGCCCGGTACCGACAGGAGTTCGAGCGAATGAGCGCGAAGGCGCTCGATCATCGGACTACGATAAAGATGATCGAGAGTCTGCTCGTCGCGTAG
- a CDS encoding GNAT family N-acetyltransferase, translating into MTYAIQELVIRHVSPFDTEEITTLVAEAMWDGPVARWMQPDMLVRRRNSPRYFEIFVEHALQHGEVYSTADADGRMSGVALWFPLTAMIPAPVDYERRLKEASDTAFDRCQQLDAALDEHHPLEPHHYLAFMAVRPGQQNRGIGSALLDRHHARLDRAGLPAYLEANDPRNRDLYLRHGYQVRSVIELPDGPPLWCMWRSPMA; encoded by the coding sequence ATGACGTACGCCATCCAAGAACTCGTGATCCGGCATGTGTCGCCGTTCGACACCGAGGAGATCACCACTCTGGTGGCCGAGGCCATGTGGGACGGCCCGGTGGCTCGCTGGATGCAGCCGGACATGCTGGTGCGCAGGCGTAACTCGCCCCGATACTTCGAGATCTTCGTGGAGCACGCCCTGCAGCACGGCGAGGTCTACAGCACCGCCGACGCGGACGGCCGGATGAGTGGCGTGGCGCTCTGGTTCCCGCTCACCGCGATGATCCCGGCGCCTGTGGATTACGAGCGCCGGCTCAAGGAGGCCTCGGACACCGCGTTCGACAGGTGCCAGCAGCTGGACGCCGCGCTCGACGAGCACCACCCGCTCGAGCCGCACCACTACCTGGCGTTCATGGCGGTGCGGCCCGGCCAGCAGAACCGTGGCATCGGCAGCGCATTGCTGGACCGTCACCACGCACGGCTGGACCGGGCCGGGCTCCCCGCCTATCTCGAGGCCAACGATCCGCGCAACCGTGACCTTTACCTTCGGCACGGATACCAGGTCCGGTCCGTGATCGAGCTACCCGACGGGCCCCCGCTCTGGTGCATGTGGAGGTCGCCTATGGCCTGA